The DNA region CACTTGCTGGCTTCGAGTATGTGGCCCAGATCCTGCAGCAGCCCATCGGAAATATCGAGCGCGGCGTGAGCCAGGCCAGGCAGCTTCTGCGCGAATTGCCAAGGCGGCTCGGGTCGATCGAGTGTGGGGCGGGTGGCTGCCAGCAGCGACTGGTCCATGGGCAATGTACCGTTCAGGAGCTGCAAGGCAATATCCGGTGCGCCCAAGGCCCCCGTTACCCAGATATCGTCATCGACCATCGCCGCATCGCGGCGCAAGGCTTGCCGGGCATCGACTTGCCCCATGACGGTTACGCTGATCACAATGCCGGAGATACTGCGGGTGGTATCGCCTCCCACCAGGGGACAGCCGGCGCTGTCAGCGAGCGCATGAAAGCCCGACGCGAACTGCTCCAGCCAGTCGGCATCCACAGCGGGTAGCGACAAGCCCAGGAGACAGCCCAACGGCTGCGCACCCATGGCCGCCAGGTCGGACAGATTGACGGCGAGGGCCTTGTGTCCCAGAGCTTCGGGCTGCGCATCCGCGAAAAAATGACGGCCTTCGATCAACAGATCGGTGCTGGTGGCCAGATGCCGGCCGCCGGCCAAGGGCAACAGGGCGCAATCGTCGCCCACGCCCAGGTATCCTGACGGCGCGGGCCGAGAAAAATAT from Pollutimonas thiosulfatoxidans includes:
- the thiL gene encoding thiamine-phosphate kinase, whose product is MSARPRFRRPLAARPNPLDNEFDLIARYFSRPAPSGYLGVGDDCALLPLAGGRHLATSTDLLIEGRHFFADAQPEALGHKALAVNLSDLAAMGAQPLGCLLGLSLPAVDADWLEQFASGFHALADSAGCPLVGGDTTRSISGIVISVTVMGQVDARQALRRDAAMVDDDIWVTGALGAPDIALQLLNGTLPMDQSLLAATRPTLDRPEPPWQFAQKLPGLAHAALDISDGLLQDLGHILEASKCGAELHFASMPVHPALQALDTGTVQQAVLAGGDVYQLCFTAAADKRQAIQQLADDAGQPISRIGRIVKQAGLHVWSADGQTISLASRGYDHFS